A stretch of DNA from Solea solea chromosome 11, fSolSol10.1, whole genome shotgun sequence:
GCAAAATGAAAAAGGTCTCCTAGAGGATGTTGGGGAAGAGTGGGGTCCGCAGAGTGGATTCCTTCCAGCGGTGTCACATGATGTAATTGACCTGGCCCGTTTTTTGTCTTCTCTCCATGCTGCAGCAGAACTCAGATGTCAACCAAGTACATCTTCAGCACGGCAAACACACCTCTTCATTCGTCTCCTCGGAGAGCGTTCAATCAGAGGAGGACACAAAGTTAAGGGCAAACAATATTCCTAGCTGAGGTTGGGCCAATCCTTTTCCCCTGTGCCAAACATTAAGTCAAATCAAACCAttactggggaaaaaaatatgataGACAACTCAGCCCAGTAGTTCAGCTTCGCCTCTGCAGTGAGACAGCATGAACTGCAGATGCTATGGAAATTTCAAGCGGTGTCACCAATCTCCCGAGTGGAGTGTGTGACGGCCAGTGATGGAATTTCCTCAGCTCCTATTCAGAACCAGGAACAAAGCACACGAGACCCTTAGATAATGAGCAGGGGAAATGCAGGTGCGTGCTGCTGTTTACTTCGGCCCCCGTCTCCTGTACCGCTCCGCTGTCTGCATCTGCCTCTGTTTCACACTGCAAACTGCTGTAAACAAGGCAGAGGCTCCTCGATCCTGATCAGGTGTGCACATGCCAACAGGAACGGTTGAGGGTAACACAGGGAGTCATGAGGGAAGAATTTAAGATGGACAACTTATGAGCAGCGATCCTCACATGAAAACAGGGCTCTCTCTTCGCTGTTGCTAAACAATTTGGCAATTGTCTCCCTTTTCGTGTgaagaaacaaaacatcaagTGACAACTCCTTCGAAACACAATAAGGCAGCTTGTTTCTTCAATTCACTTCCATCGAAGAAACAGGTTTCCCTTCAAATGAACAATTTATTAATAATCGGTCACATTAAGTGCCAAACCGCACTTTCAGGTACGTGAACAGCTTCGCGTGGGCTTTAAGGATTTTCCTTTCCAATGACATCAAAGTGTACAGAGCtcaattttccatttttaaacagAAGTCATCACAGGTGCAGATGGGCTACACAACTTAAAAGCGTCCTCAGCAGTGAGgactcacaaacacaatgttGCCTTCACTGCAGAGGTTGTCAGCTCTGCACGCGTCTCCTCGGGAGTCCAGTGTTGCAGTGGGTGTGATGTTGACACATAACAACTTTCAAACATGAATGTTTCCAATACATATGAAACCACACTCAGTAAAGAATAGCCTAGGGTGGATTACTACTGCATGACAatcatacaaaaaagaaaagattgtaAATAGGCTTGTGGAGCATGTCGACAGTCATGAGTAAAATTTTGTCAGATTCGACCGTTAAAATGTAAACTCCAACATAAACTGTAAAGGTACtgttaaaacttaaaaatcaCACATACCTATTTACTGAGCAACTGGTAggtttttcttacttttttgtaccaaaatttgaatttgactgaatattattatcattattattaatgaagAACCAAATGGTTTCAAAGCAAAAGtgtaacaaaatgtcaaatatcaaCACAAAGTTCTCTAAACTTTTGATCCATTATCCATTACTACTGTTGTTTTCCCCCCAAATCACATTACACAATCCTCTCTAAGGTAGGGAAGCGCTTAATAAtatgttaattaaaaaatataacatGTTAGTATTTGTTTACTGTGCCATCTATGAGTATTGTATTATGGGCTGTTCCTTGGGCAAAACTCACTTCTGTTAACATTCAGCATTCCAAAGAGTTGAGGTGACAATTTGACTTAACAGTGTCTCTGGACACACACCGAGTGCATTGTCTGTTTTGAACTTTAGTGTTCAAATAGTGAGGAACATAATGAAAACACTCAATTCTAAATCATGAACCTCAACATGTCTTGTCttgtaaaagaaataacaatGAAGGTAACTAAAATGTATAAGCTCTATCCAAACACTTCTAATCAAGTAAGCTATGAGAAACTTTGATATCATAGGGACCAGCTCAGCTTTAATGCAAGCTCATCAAAATGAGAATACAGTGCACAACCCTTCTTGTGCACACCTCCCTCCATTTACGGAATACTTAAAGCTATCTTGCTGCCATTAGGGTGGTTACCTAAAGAAGGCAAAATAGTCAAACCCTTTGGCCAGTGGGGCGTGGTGCATTGGAGGAGTTGTGCATCAACCATCAAAATGTTAAACGGACCGTTTCTGTAGAGATTAGCTTTGCATCTGCAGTACCAGATCTGCACcttttaatgaaattaaaaaattaaaaactgctGTTAACCTATGCACCCACAAGTCACAATATGATGGTAgaattattagggttcgagcaacaaggttgcaagaaccctcttgaaactgTAAGGATTATTAGTGCATTGTAATTTCAAGCTTTATAAATCATGTCATCTGATTCCtcatgtgagtgtttgttttggagGTAGACACAACAACACTGATATAAAGGCAATAATATACTTgccagggattttttttttctttttaagcttTTGCCAATATAATGTCATATGGCAattgtttgtggttttattgCCATTGAGGTGTTATTGTGTCTACTCTGAATCTAcctttgtattattgttttcctgtaatTTATGCTGACATTTTAACTTGCAAATTAACAATTTCTTTCTGTAGTTCTTATCTCTTGTTATGACATTGGAATTTACAGACTGACCTATAGTAGATTTGTGACTTTATGAGCAATTCTTACAccctttaaaaataatttcaaaacCACACAACCTTTGAGTTTTGTAGAAGGGCACTGTTTGTCCTTTTAGTGGATTACATGGCAACATACAAACACTCAAGAACCATACTAGTGCACCCTATAATGCAGAACACACAGCATGCAATAGTAACTGACAtacagcagatttttttttttttttttaacatgatgtGAACTTAGTGTGTTCAGATTTTTAAGCTGCTCCACGAACCACAATCATGACCAGATAGTCCTCTTCACTTTTAGCCAGAGCTTTGGCAGAGGAATCCAGGAACTGCTGGGAGAAATCACAGGGAGGGAAAGCATGAAGAACCCCTGTGTTGTCTTTATCCCTGTTCGCTCCCACGGGCAGGCTGATGACTCCTGCTGCTTGTTTTTGGTTGAGGTAGGACACCAGGTTCCGAAGCGGGCGCTGAGTTGAGGATGCAGGGTCAGATGAAGATGTATCCTCTGTGGTCCCAGGAACTGCCAGTAGAATGGCGTAGCCATCGGGACCTGCCACTTTGATGCGTCGGGACACCTCGTCGAGCTTGGGCTGGTCCAGACGGAGACGCTGAGTTATCTTCAACTCGCTCACCTGCCTCCCTGTTGTGCCGTCAACGAGCAGATCACTGGCTACATTGTAGTCACCCTCCAGCAGGTGCATGTTGGCTGGAAAGTTGCTGTTCTTTAATAACAGCATACCATGCCAGGCCAAACTGAGTCTGGTGCCGTCCGGCTTGGACAGCTGGCCCCCCTTAGAACTGCTCTCAGAACGTTCTCTCTTGACTGGCCCTTTACTGCCATCACCTGCTTTGCGTTTGCGCTCTCCAACTGCTGAAACAATGCTGCTTGAAGAAGCCTTGTCAGAGAGACTCTGGGTTTTAAGTCTCCGTTCTGCTCCACTCCTTTCTAGGCTGCTATGGCGTTCTCGTGCAGGGGAGGGTCTCTCGCCCCGCACAGCACGCTCTGAGTCACTGAAGCGGcctccatctctgctgcttcctccAGGACTACCATCTGGAGAAACGCGTCTGCGCCTTACTGTCCTCTCATTGCTCTCTGGGGAGTGATCAATATGTCGTCCATCCTCCATTACACGCCGCTTACGTACAGGTTCTCGTCCCTGAAGCTCTCGTTCCAGAGACCAGGGCTCCCGTGCCCGCCGTTCACGTTCCAAGTGCTCAAGAGGCTCAAAAGGTGAGGCTCGTACTCGTTCACGAATAGCCGGGGTGGGCCACTCAGTTCCAGGAAATAGTTCTCTTTCCCTAAAGTGAAGTGGCGGTGGAGTCCGTTCCCTGACCCTGAGTGGTTCAGGTGCAGCACGGTGGACAAATGACTCGGCCACCATGTCAAAAGGTGGTATTGGAAGAGGCTGCAGGAACTGCTGCTGGTAGCGATGCTCAGTGTCAGCAAAGTCCACTCTCAGTCTTCTTTCTGGACCTCCGAGCGGGAAGCCCctcatgtgtgtgcatgctgccTGAGCAGCATCCAAACTTTCATACTGAATGTAGGCCCAAGTGTCCCCCTTTCTGTAGTCAATTGTCCTGATAGTGCCAAAGCGATCAAACTCTCTTGCCAGGGCAGCCAGCGGAACCCACGGTCCAAGTCCACCCACCCACAAACGTGTGGTGGGAGTTGCTTTCCCATAGCCTATCTTTATGGGATTGCGGCCCACTATTTTGCCAGACATGCTTAGCTTTGCTCGGTGAGCCATGTCAAGATTTTCAAATTTCAGAAATCCATATGTGCTGGTCTGTCCTCGTGTAGGCCTTTTAATGTCCACCTCAGTAATTACTCCAAACCTGTCAAAGGCTCTCCTCAGGTCGGCCTCAGTGACAGTTATGTCCAGGTTGCCTAAAAACAACGTCCTGTTGGCTCTTTGGTCATCTTCTGGAGCTATAAAATCCTCCTCACGAAAAGCTGCTCGCTCTGCAATGAAGGCTGGACGTGCCCTGGCTTCAAACAGAGCAAACTCCCTGTCCCGCTCCAACTCTCTGGGCAGGGGGGGcggtgggggtgggggcagcCGTCCCAGGGCCAGCTGCTGCAGCCGGTAGTCTCTGTATCCGAGCCCCGTGGGAGAGAGGGGTCTCTGTAAATGTCTATGGCTTTGGGTTGCACCGTACAAGTCTCTCTCCACGGGGGAGCGGCTTCTTCTCCTGTTAATGTACACTGCCTCGATTTTCAACGGCCGGTCGTACAGCACCAGCCGCCCCCTGGCGTGCTTCGCAGCCCGGGCGTCTTCCGGCTTCCTGAAATTCACAAACGCTATCCGCTCGTCGTTGCTACGGCTAATCTTGACACTCACATCTCCAAATTTTTTAAACTCGTGAAAGAGTCCGTCTTCAATGTCTTCATCGCTCAGCTGGGTGCCGAGGTCGCTTATTTTGAGGGTTTTGTACTC
This window harbors:
- the rbm15 gene encoding RNA-binding protein 15, with product MKGKERSPIKKRSRALDDIRDRGGCHPTSKKMGALSVSSGSNNGNSSTKSDGGSTRRSLLGEKRERDFDSHSRTGNNHSCQSAAASSVGKNHNLSLTLDLAPQRNTSRGEPRVQPPSTESEYKTLKISDLGTQLSDEDIEDGLFHEFKKFGDVSVKISRSNDERIAFVNFRKPEDARAAKHARGRLVLYDRPLKIEAVYINRRRSRSPVERDLYGATQSHRHLQRPLSPTGLGYRDYRLQQLALGRLPPPPPPPLPRELERDREFALFEARARPAFIAERAAFREEDFIAPEDDQRANRTLFLGNLDITVTEADLRRAFDRFGVITEVDIKRPTRGQTSTYGFLKFENLDMAHRAKLSMSGKIVGRNPIKIGYGKATPTTRLWVGGLGPWVPLAALAREFDRFGTIRTIDYRKGDTWAYIQYESLDAAQAACTHMRGFPLGGPERRLRVDFADTEHRYQQQFLQPLPIPPFDMVAESFVHRAAPEPLRVRERTPPPLHFRERELFPGTEWPTPAIRERVRASPFEPLEHLERERRAREPWSLERELQGREPVRKRRVMEDGRHIDHSPESNERTVRRRRVSPDGSPGGSSRDGGRFSDSERAVRGERPSPARERHSSLERSGAERRLKTQSLSDKASSSSIVSAVGERKRKAGDGSKGPVKRERSESSSKGGQLSKPDGTRLSLAWHGMLLLKNSNFPANMHLLEGDYNVASDLLVDGTTGRQVSELKITQRLRLDQPKLDEVSRRIKVAGPDGYAILLAVPGTTEDTSSSDPASSTQRPLRNLVSYLNQKQAAGVISLPVGANRDKDNTGVLHAFPPCDFSQQFLDSSAKALAKSEEDYLVMIVVRGAA